A single window of Symphalangus syndactylus isolate Jambi chromosome 4, NHGRI_mSymSyn1-v2.1_pri, whole genome shotgun sequence DNA harbors:
- the TRIML2 gene encoding probable E3 ubiquitin-protein ligase TRIML2 isoform X4, with amino-acid sequence MRKEEEQNFKKMIESEYSMRLRLLNEECEQNLQRQQECVSDLNLREALPNQVINLATELEEMFQEMLQRLGHVGRENMKKLKESEARVSKQICSLRKLIVELERKCGEGALALLKCLDLEIRPPELREMNFWCEEVTQSMNAKYSLERSKSLLLVHLEPAHITDLSLCHIRGLSSMFRVLQRHLTLDPETAHPCLALSEDLRTMRLRHGQQEGAGNPERLDFSAMVLAAESFTSGRHYWEVDVEKAARWQVGIYRGSADTKGSTARASGEKVLLTGSVMGTEWTLWVFPPLKRLFLEKKLDTVGVFLDYEHGQISFYNVTEMSLIYNFSHCAFQGALRPVFSLCIPNGDTSPDSLTISPQRGPSCDAAVSP; translated from the exons atgaggaaggaagaggaacaaaattttaaaaagatgattgagTCTGAGTATAGTATGAGACTCCGGTTATTGAATGAAGAGTGTGAGCAGAATCTCCAGAGACAGCAGGAATGCGTATCTGACTTGAACTTGAGAGAAGCCCTTCCGAATCAAGTGATCAACCTTGCCACCGAGCTAGAGGAGATGTTCCAGGAAATGCTACAG AGACTGGGCCATGTGGGGAGAGAgaacatgaagaaactgaaggagAGTGAAGCCAGGGTTTCTAAACAGATCTGCAGCCTCCGAAAGCTCATCGTGGAGCTTGAGAGAAAGTGTGGGGAAGGCGCCTTAGCATTGCTCAAG tgccttgatcttgaaattcggcctccagaactgcgagaaatGAATTTCTGGTGTGAAGAAGTTACTCAGTCTATG aATGCAAAATACTCTTTAGAAAG GAGCAAGTCACTGTTGCTTGTGCATCTGGAGCCCGCTCATATCACAGACCTGAGTTTATGCCACATAAGAGGACTCAGCAGCATGTTCAGAGTACTACAGA GACATTTAACGTTGGATCCTGAAACAGCTCATCCCTGCCTGGCACTATCTGAGGACCTGAGAACCATGAGATTGAGACATGGGCAGCAGGAGGGGGCTGGCAACCCAGAAAGACTGGACTTCAGTGCCATGGTGCTGGCTGCGGAGAGCTTCACCTCAGGGAGGCACTACTGGGAGGTGGATGTGGAAAAGGCAGCCAGGTGGCAAGTGGGCATATACCGCGGCTCTGCAGACACGAAGGGCAGCACGGCCAGAGCTTCCGGAGAGAAAGTGTTGCTCACGGGGTCGGTGATGGGGACCGAGTGGACCCTCTGGGTCTTCCCGCCTCTGAAAAGGCTCTTCCTGGAAAAGAAGTTGGACACAGTTGGGGTTTTCCTTGACTACGAACACGGGCAGATCTCATTCTACAATGTGACCGAGATGTCCCTCATTTACAATTTCTCCCATTGCGCCTTCCAAGGAGCTCTCAGGCCTGTGTTTTCCCTCTGTATCCCAAACGGAGACACAAGTCCAGACTCCCTCACCATCTCCCCACAACGTGGTCCTTCTTGCGATGCTGCTGTTAGCCCTTAA